Within Deltaproteobacteria bacterium, the genomic segment ACGACAGTCCCCAGGCCGAGAACCTTCGGTAACAAGGCTAAGACCGAAAGCCCAACAGAATTGATATACAAAATGTTGTAGTCTCTTGAAAGTACCCGGGCAAGCGCCGAAGTACTGTGACTCAACGCATCGAGATGCTTGCTGTAAACACCTGGGCTCAGCGGTAAACCCACGCCCTTGAATCGCCTGGGTCCCTCCTTCCCCATGTAACGCTTGCGTACGAAGATATCGAATCGATGTCCCTTTTGCACGAGTCTGGACCCTATTTCCTCCATGACAAGCTCTATCCCACCCGGGTGTGGAATAGCTTTGGCTCCAAGAGCGGCGATTTTCAGCTTCATGGTCAGGCAATAAAGCAGGAAGAGATCAAGAAAGGCTGATCGCCAGTCCGCGGGCCAACCTTATCTTGTTCTTCGCGATCCATACCAGAGGCACCAGGGGGTTTCTCCTCATGGCCGGCACTGCCGTACCCACCATCCAGCAGTTCTTCCGGCACTGCTTGACTTTACGGCGCACAGCCTCTGCTGCCCCGGAATTCCAAATCTCCTCAAAGCCCGCATCCTTGAGATTCCCCATCACCCACGGCTCGTCAGAGCCGTTACATGCCAAAACCTGCCCGTAAGGATCAAGAAAGAACAGATCCTGGGCCGCCCTACAAGGCAGCGGCCTCGACTTCCCCTGCATATACCGCAAGATCCCGAGATTGATAAATGCCCGGCCCCAATCCTTGATTCTCAGCTTGAGCTCCCTTCTCTTGGAATCCAGCAAAGCCGAAATAAACGCCCTCATGGACGTCTCGACAAGGTCTAAGTCGTGGATCTCATTATCATATTTGTGAAAATAAAAGGAATTATGCATCGTCGACGTCGCAAATTCCACTCCCATCCGGCTGCACAACCGATAAAGGGAGAGAAGGTCCCCTGCATTCTTGTCGGATACCACCATGCCAAAACCCACGTCCCTGACCCCTGCATCGAGCAAAGCGATAACGGTTCTCAAGGCGTGGTCGAATCCATTCCTCATCCCCCGCAACTCGTCGTTCAGTGCCGGCAAGCCTTCGACGCTGATCCGAAACGTCACCTG encodes:
- a CDS encoding radical SAM protein; this encodes INLTGGEPALRDDLVEIVGTLLEKTGRLEISTNGFFTKRLVEVGRRYPQVTFRISVEGLPALNDELRGMRNGFDHALRTVIALLDAGVRDVGFGMVVSDKNAGDLLSLYRLCSRMGVEFATSTMHNSFYFHKYDNEIHDLDLVETSMRAFISALLDSKRRELKLRIKDWGRAFINLGILRYMQGKSRPLPCRAAQDLFFLDPYGQVLACNGSDEPWVMGNLKDAGFEEIWNSGAAEAVRRKVKQCRKNCWMVGTAVPAMRRNPLVPLVWIAKNKIRLARGLAISLS